In the Hordeum vulgare subsp. vulgare chromosome 7H, MorexV3_pseudomolecules_assembly, whole genome shotgun sequence genome, one interval contains:
- the LOC123408554 gene encoding cysteine synthase-like isoform X3: MAVEEEGRKGIPSLLSSEGENIASNITQLIGWTPLIEMKKIAKKDGVEARLIGKMEAYQPLCSVKDRAALRMIEDAEEKGLISPGVTTLIEPTGGNQGIGMVFIAVQKGYRFIAVMPAKYSLDKQMLLRFLGAELVLTDPANGFKGMIGKVEELMKTTPNSHCLNQVTNPANPDAHFRWTGPEIWKDTAGKVDMFVAAVGTGGTLTGVGKYLKMKNPSIKIVCVEPSESAVISGGSPGSHKIQGTGPGFIPEVLDTSVIDEVITVSTEEAMAMARRLAREEGLLVGISSGANVAACVKAQCTTISNWPARTEANTSNIQS; the protein is encoded by the exons ATGGCAGTGGAGGAAGAAGGTCGGAAAGGAATCCCATCTCTCCTCTCATCTGAGGGGGAGAACATCGCCTCCAACATCACCCAG CTCATAGGCTGGACTCCACTTATAGAAATGAAGAAAATTGCTAAGAAAGACGGCGTGGAAGCTCGGTTGATTGGAAAGATGGAAGCATACCAACCCCTTTGCTCGGTTAAGGACAGGGCAGCTCTCCG GATGATTGAAGATGCAGAGGAGAAGGGATTGATTTCACCTGGTGTGACGACACTAATCGAGCCAACAGGCGGCAATCAAGGAATTGGGATGGTGTTCATCGCTGTTCAGAAAGGCTACCGCTTTATTGCTGTTATGCCTGCAAAATATTCACTTGACAAACAGATGCTACTGAGATTTTTGGGTGCTGAACTGGTACTAACAG ATCCTGCAAATGGGTTCAAAGGAATGATTGGCAAGGTGGAGGAGCTGATGAAGACAACACCAAATTCTCATTGTCTTAATCAAGTCACCAATCCAGCAAACCCAGATGCACACTTCAGATGGACTG GACCCGAGATATGGAAGGACACAGCAGGCAAAGTGGATATGTTTGTGGCCGCTGTTGGCACAGGAGGCACACTGACAGGTGTAGGAAAGTACCTGAAGATGAAAAATCCATCCATAAAGATAGTGTGCGTGGAACCTTCAGAAAGCGCTGTAATTTCAG GAGGCTCACCAGGGTCACACAAAATTCAGGGCACGGGGCCAGGCTTCATACCGGAGGTTCTCGACACGTCGGTCATCGACGAGGTCATTACGGTGAGCACGGAGGAGGCCATGGCGATGGCGAGGAGGCTGGCGAGGGAGGAGGGCCTGCTGGTCGGCATATCCTCCGGTGCAAACGTAGCTGCTTGTGTCAAG GCACAATGTACAACCATATCGAATTGGCCTGCACGTACGGAGGCGAACACCAGCAATATTCAGTCATGA
- the LOC123408554 gene encoding cysteine synthase-like isoform X1 → MAVEEEGRKGIPSLLSSEGENIASNITQLIGWTPLIEMKKIAKKDGVEARLIGKMEAYQPLCSVKDRAALRMIEDAEEKGLISPGVTTLIEPTGGNQGIGMVFIAVQKGYRFIAVMPAKYSLDKQMLLRFLGAELVLTDPANGFKGMIGKVEELMKTTPNSHCLNQVTNPANPDAHFRWTGPEIWKDTAGKVDMFVAAVGTGGTLTGVGKYLKMKNPSIKIVCVEPSESAVISGGSPGSHKIQGTGPGFIPEVLDTSVIDEVITVSTEEAMAMARRLAREEGLLVGISSGANVAACVKIAAREENQGKMIVTIFPSAGERYMNSDLFALVREECDNMTF, encoded by the exons ATGGCAGTGGAGGAAGAAGGTCGGAAAGGAATCCCATCTCTCCTCTCATCTGAGGGGGAGAACATCGCCTCCAACATCACCCAG CTCATAGGCTGGACTCCACTTATAGAAATGAAGAAAATTGCTAAGAAAGACGGCGTGGAAGCTCGGTTGATTGGAAAGATGGAAGCATACCAACCCCTTTGCTCGGTTAAGGACAGGGCAGCTCTCCG GATGATTGAAGATGCAGAGGAGAAGGGATTGATTTCACCTGGTGTGACGACACTAATCGAGCCAACAGGCGGCAATCAAGGAATTGGGATGGTGTTCATCGCTGTTCAGAAAGGCTACCGCTTTATTGCTGTTATGCCTGCAAAATATTCACTTGACAAACAGATGCTACTGAGATTTTTGGGTGCTGAACTGGTACTAACAG ATCCTGCAAATGGGTTCAAAGGAATGATTGGCAAGGTGGAGGAGCTGATGAAGACAACACCAAATTCTCATTGTCTTAATCAAGTCACCAATCCAGCAAACCCAGATGCACACTTCAGATGGACTG GACCCGAGATATGGAAGGACACAGCAGGCAAAGTGGATATGTTTGTGGCCGCTGTTGGCACAGGAGGCACACTGACAGGTGTAGGAAAGTACCTGAAGATGAAAAATCCATCCATAAAGATAGTGTGCGTGGAACCTTCAGAAAGCGCTGTAATTTCAG GAGGCTCACCAGGGTCACACAAAATTCAGGGCACGGGGCCAGGCTTCATACCGGAGGTTCTCGACACGTCGGTCATCGACGAGGTCATTACGGTGAGCACGGAGGAGGCCATGGCGATGGCGAGGAGGCTGGCGAGGGAGGAGGGCCTGCTGGTCGGCATATCCTCCGGTGCAAACGTAGCTGCTTGTGTCAAG ATTGCCGCGAGAGAAGAGAACCAGGGCAAGATGATCGTTACCATATTCCCCAGCGCTGGCGAGAGATACATGAACTCTGATCTCTTTGCGCTTGTGAGGGAGGAATGTGACAATATGACCTTTTGA
- the LOC123408554 gene encoding cysteine synthase-like isoform X2: MAVEEEGRKGIPSLLSSEGENIASNITQLIGWTPLIEMKKIAKKDGVEARLIGKMEAYQPLCSVKDRAALRMIEDAEEKGLISPGVTTLIEPTGGNQGIGMVFIAVQKGYRFIAVMPAKYSLDKQMLLRFLGAELVLTGMIGKVEELMKTTPNSHCLNQVTNPANPDAHFRWTGPEIWKDTAGKVDMFVAAVGTGGTLTGVGKYLKMKNPSIKIVCVEPSESAVISGGSPGSHKIQGTGPGFIPEVLDTSVIDEVITVSTEEAMAMARRLAREEGLLVGISSGANVAACVKIAAREENQGKMIVTIFPSAGERYMNSDLFALVREECDNMTF, from the exons ATGGCAGTGGAGGAAGAAGGTCGGAAAGGAATCCCATCTCTCCTCTCATCTGAGGGGGAGAACATCGCCTCCAACATCACCCAG CTCATAGGCTGGACTCCACTTATAGAAATGAAGAAAATTGCTAAGAAAGACGGCGTGGAAGCTCGGTTGATTGGAAAGATGGAAGCATACCAACCCCTTTGCTCGGTTAAGGACAGGGCAGCTCTCCG GATGATTGAAGATGCAGAGGAGAAGGGATTGATTTCACCTGGTGTGACGACACTAATCGAGCCAACAGGCGGCAATCAAGGAATTGGGATGGTGTTCATCGCTGTTCAGAAAGGCTACCGCTTTATTGCTGTTATGCCTGCAAAATATTCACTTGACAAACAGATGCTACTGAGATTTTTGGGTGCTGAACTGGTACTAACAG GAATGATTGGCAAGGTGGAGGAGCTGATGAAGACAACACCAAATTCTCATTGTCTTAATCAAGTCACCAATCCAGCAAACCCAGATGCACACTTCAGATGGACTG GACCCGAGATATGGAAGGACACAGCAGGCAAAGTGGATATGTTTGTGGCCGCTGTTGGCACAGGAGGCACACTGACAGGTGTAGGAAAGTACCTGAAGATGAAAAATCCATCCATAAAGATAGTGTGCGTGGAACCTTCAGAAAGCGCTGTAATTTCAG GAGGCTCACCAGGGTCACACAAAATTCAGGGCACGGGGCCAGGCTTCATACCGGAGGTTCTCGACACGTCGGTCATCGACGAGGTCATTACGGTGAGCACGGAGGAGGCCATGGCGATGGCGAGGAGGCTGGCGAGGGAGGAGGGCCTGCTGGTCGGCATATCCTCCGGTGCAAACGTAGCTGCTTGTGTCAAG ATTGCCGCGAGAGAAGAGAACCAGGGCAAGATGATCGTTACCATATTCCCCAGCGCTGGCGAGAGATACATGAACTCTGATCTCTTTGCGCTTGTGAGGGAGGAATGTGACAATATGACCTTTTGA